In the genome of Myxococcus stipitatus, one region contains:
- a CDS encoding NADH:flavin oxidoreductase/NADH oxidase family protein: MSSTLFAPLVLPSGAVLPNRLVKAAMEENMAGEGQLPEASLQQLYRRWSQGGAGLLITGNVMVHAEALTGPGGVVLDAHSPLEPFRLWAEAARSGGARVWMQINHPGRQVMADMPGVAWGPSAIRVDIGKHSTRMAQPVEMTAEQIDATVARFAETARRAEQAGFDGVEVHAAHGYLVSQFLSPLANRRTDRWGGSLENRARLLLDIVRAVRAVVGARFAVAVKLNSADFQRGGFDAADARAVIEMLAPLGVDVVELSGGSYESPAMAGRSADARTLAREAYFLELAKDLARGSPLPLMLTGGIVRRPVAEEVLAEGVQLVGMGTALAVDPDLPNKWKTQADARVELQPITLQDKSMASAVGMARVRYQLRRLGRGGVPRPSVSPLLAYAREALSRRCSLRRYRKWLLARQRASM, encoded by the coding sequence ATGTCATCCACCCTGTTTGCGCCCTTGGTGCTCCCGAGCGGAGCGGTCCTGCCCAACCGGCTGGTGAAGGCGGCGATGGAGGAGAACATGGCCGGAGAGGGCCAGCTCCCCGAGGCGTCGCTCCAGCAGCTCTATCGACGATGGAGCCAGGGGGGCGCGGGGTTGCTCATCACGGGGAACGTGATGGTGCATGCGGAGGCCCTGACGGGGCCGGGTGGAGTCGTTCTCGATGCGCACTCGCCCCTGGAGCCGTTCCGGCTCTGGGCGGAGGCGGCCAGGAGCGGTGGGGCGCGGGTGTGGATGCAGATCAACCATCCAGGGCGGCAGGTGATGGCCGACATGCCTGGGGTGGCGTGGGGGCCCTCGGCGATTCGGGTCGACATCGGCAAGCACAGCACGCGAATGGCGCAGCCGGTGGAGATGACGGCCGAGCAGATCGACGCGACTGTCGCACGCTTCGCGGAGACGGCGCGGCGCGCGGAGCAGGCGGGGTTCGATGGCGTCGAGGTGCATGCGGCGCACGGCTACCTGGTGTCCCAGTTCCTCTCGCCGCTGGCGAACCGGCGGACGGACCGCTGGGGTGGCAGCCTGGAGAACCGGGCGCGCCTGCTCCTGGACATCGTGCGCGCGGTGAGGGCGGTGGTCGGCGCGAGGTTCGCGGTGGCGGTGAAGTTGAACTCGGCCGACTTCCAGCGGGGAGGGTTCGATGCGGCCGACGCCCGGGCGGTGATTGAGATGCTCGCGCCGCTGGGGGTCGATGTCGTCGAGCTGTCGGGTGGCAGCTATGAGAGCCCCGCGATGGCGGGCCGGTCCGCCGACGCGCGGACCCTGGCTCGGGAGGCGTACTTCCTCGAGCTCGCCAAGGACCTGGCACGCGGCAGCCCGCTTCCGCTGATGCTGACCGGAGGCATCGTCCGGCGGCCCGTGGCGGAGGAGGTGCTGGCGGAAGGGGTCCAGCTGGTCGGCATGGGCACGGCGCTCGCGGTGGACCCGGACCTTCCGAACAAGTGGAAGACGCAGGCCGACGCACGGGTTGAGCTCCAACCCATCACCCTCCAGGACAAGTCGATGGCGTCGGCCGTGGGCATGGCGCGCGTGCGCTATCAGCTTCGCCGGCTCGGGCGTGGCGGAGTTCCACGTCCGAGCGTCAGTCCCTTGCTCGCTTATGCACGAGAGGCGCTGAGCCGGCGCTGCTCGCTGCGGCGCTACCGGAAGTGGCTGCTCGCGCGGCAGCGCGCGAGCATGTAG
- a CDS encoding PAAR-like domain-containing protein, giving the protein MKVAVNPPRTPVTAGSKAVAAATVPNVCKMPGPPAPFVPTPLPNIGRSNLSPSGYSQSVLIEGEKVAIRGASFGSQGDMASKGTGGGLVSANTHGETKFVAPGSMDVKFEGKNVQLLGDAMSNNHGGPANAATLMGVLQSPLAPDLPADGDESACDHEWEVADPGKTPEQAAAENNARIDANKGKPSMKEAMRGPEFENKAVQANMEFMKIQTVGQGYKCKKCGQYQEVDIVGQSRVAEAKSRKFKGVKNASKQSRRVRDIQQKLFDKSQNPLAKLDGSIPDNPDSAKKYLERGFDVEIVP; this is encoded by the coding sequence ATGAAAGTCGCTGTCAACCCTCCGAGGACACCCGTAACAGCCGGAAGCAAGGCCGTAGCGGCCGCCACCGTTCCGAACGTCTGCAAGATGCCGGGGCCCCCTGCCCCATTTGTCCCAACACCTCTGCCGAATATCGGCCGGTCGAACCTGAGCCCGAGTGGCTACAGCCAGAGTGTCCTCATCGAGGGCGAGAAGGTGGCCATCCGAGGCGCGAGCTTCGGAAGTCAGGGAGACATGGCCAGCAAGGGGACTGGTGGAGGGCTTGTCTCTGCCAACACCCACGGTGAGACGAAGTTCGTCGCCCCTGGTTCGATGGACGTGAAGTTCGAAGGCAAGAACGTCCAGCTACTGGGCGACGCCATGAGCAACAATCACGGCGGACCCGCCAACGCGGCCACTTTGATGGGGGTGCTCCAGTCTCCCCTCGCCCCTGACCTCCCCGCGGATGGAGACGAGTCGGCGTGCGACCACGAATGGGAAGTGGCCGACCCAGGCAAGACGCCTGAACAAGCGGCAGCGGAGAACAACGCCCGCATTGATGCAAACAAAGGGAAGCCCTCCATGAAAGAAGCCATGCGGGGGCCAGAGTTCGAGAACAAAGCGGTTCAAGCCAACATGGAGTTCATGAAGATCCAGACCGTTGGCCAGGGATACAAGTGCAAGAAGTGCGGCCAGTATCAGGAGGTGGATATCGTCGGCCAAAGCCGTGTCGCAGAGGCGAAGAGTCGAAAGTTCAAGGGCGTCAAGAATGCCTCCAAGCAGTCACGCCGAGTGCGAGACATTCAGCAGAAGCTCTTCGACAAGAGTCAGAATCCTCTCGCCAAGCTCGATGGGAGCATCCCCGACAATCCAGATTCGGCGAAGAAGTACCTTGAGCGAGGCTTCGACGTGGAAATCGTTCCATAG
- a CDS encoding M20/M25/M40 family metallo-hydrolase — protein MKRALFSVLALTSCATPTLPPADTGAASTSPQVAALPEEVRLADLRQMTFGGENAEAYWSFDGKQLSLQARHEGMGCDRIYRMTVDPVSGAAAKVEPVSSGQGATTCAHFLPGDQEVIYASTHLGGPECPPKPDHSMGYVWALYDSYDIFKSNADGTGVQRLTDAPGYDAEGTVCAKDGSILFTSVRDGDLELYRMDRDGKNVKRLTHSPGYDGGAFFNADCSQIVWRASRPQPGKALDDYQGLLKRGLVRPTKLELYVANADGSEARQITWLNGAAFAPFFHPNGRRILFSSNHGDPKGREFDIWAVDVDGSNLERITHAPGFDGFPMFSPDGKWLAFSSNRATAPGKTDTNLFIARWVEDAKPGVTEGAPERIREDVTFLADPGREGRGIGTEGLEASGAFVEARFMELGLKPAGDAGAFRQTFPVTTAVRPVAGTQVRLGKTVLADDAFTVLGFSGQGQAQGPLVFANYGISEPSLKVDDYAKLKVKGKVVVVRRFVPDSPEFGDTDKQRRFGDLRYKAWQAAQRGAKALIVVDWPQAPTPAPKDWQMPPEATLPSLSPEGPGDAGIPVVVVKRAAMEPVMASLVAGKRSEAQVAVKLETEQRAAFNVAAVLEAGEGKLPGTVVVGAHYDHLGFGGRSSLAPDRHEPHVGADDNASGVAALLEIARTLKERQGEVKRDVLFLAFSGEETGLLGSTHFTRQRGDAAMKQVTAMLNLDMVGRLRASGLSVLGAESAGEWGPLLTRACGEARVTCNPSGDGYGPSDHSPFYAAGVPVLHFFTGTHSDYHKPSDTVARLNAVGTAQVARVVSAVTMGLDGATTLTYRKVPSPAPRGDMRSFNASLGTVPDYAGLPAGQKGMLLAGVRAGGAADQAGMQRGDILVKLGKHVIGGVEDLMFVLNASKPGETVQATVLRDGKEVPLEVTFQESKRPR, from the coding sequence ATGAAGCGAGCCCTCTTCTCCGTCCTGGCGCTGACCTCGTGCGCCACCCCCACGCTCCCGCCGGCAGACACGGGAGCGGCATCCACGTCGCCGCAAGTCGCCGCGCTGCCGGAAGAGGTCCGGCTGGCGGACCTGCGGCAGATGACCTTCGGCGGAGAGAACGCCGAGGCCTACTGGTCCTTCGACGGCAAGCAGCTCTCCCTCCAGGCCCGCCACGAGGGCATGGGGTGTGACCGCATCTACCGGATGACGGTGGACCCCGTCAGCGGCGCCGCGGCGAAGGTGGAGCCCGTCTCGTCCGGCCAGGGCGCCACGACGTGCGCGCACTTCCTGCCGGGAGACCAGGAGGTCATCTACGCGTCCACGCACCTGGGGGGCCCCGAGTGCCCGCCCAAGCCCGACCACTCCATGGGCTACGTCTGGGCGCTCTACGACAGCTACGACATCTTCAAGTCCAACGCGGATGGCACCGGCGTGCAACGGCTGACGGACGCGCCCGGCTACGACGCGGAAGGCACCGTGTGCGCGAAGGACGGCTCCATCCTCTTCACGTCCGTCCGGGACGGGGACCTGGAGCTGTACCGGATGGACCGCGATGGGAAGAACGTGAAGCGGCTCACGCACTCGCCTGGGTATGACGGCGGCGCGTTCTTCAACGCGGACTGCTCCCAGATTGTCTGGCGCGCGTCGCGGCCCCAGCCGGGCAAGGCGCTCGACGACTATCAGGGGCTGCTCAAGCGCGGGCTCGTGCGGCCCACGAAGCTGGAGCTGTATGTCGCCAACGCGGACGGCTCCGAGGCCCGGCAGATCACCTGGCTGAATGGCGCCGCGTTCGCGCCGTTCTTCCACCCCAATGGCCGGCGCATCCTCTTCTCGTCGAACCACGGTGACCCCAAGGGCCGCGAGTTCGACATCTGGGCGGTGGACGTCGACGGCTCCAACCTGGAGCGCATCACCCACGCGCCGGGCTTCGACGGCTTCCCGATGTTCTCGCCGGACGGCAAGTGGCTGGCGTTCTCGAGCAACCGCGCCACGGCCCCCGGAAAGACGGACACGAACCTGTTCATCGCCCGCTGGGTCGAGGACGCGAAGCCTGGCGTCACCGAGGGCGCTCCGGAGCGCATCCGGGAGGACGTCACGTTCCTCGCGGACCCGGGTCGCGAGGGCCGGGGCATCGGCACGGAGGGGCTGGAGGCCTCGGGCGCGTTCGTGGAGGCGCGGTTCATGGAGCTGGGGCTGAAGCCCGCGGGGGACGCGGGGGCCTTCCGGCAGACGTTCCCGGTGACGACGGCGGTGCGGCCGGTGGCGGGGACGCAGGTTCGGCTGGGGAAGACGGTGCTCGCGGACGACGCCTTCACGGTTCTGGGGTTCTCCGGCCAGGGGCAGGCGCAGGGGCCGCTCGTCTTCGCGAACTACGGCATCTCCGAGCCGTCGCTCAAGGTGGATGACTACGCGAAGCTGAAGGTGAAGGGGAAGGTCGTGGTGGTGCGCCGCTTCGTTCCGGACAGCCCGGAGTTCGGGGACACGGACAAGCAGCGGCGCTTCGGAGACCTCCGCTACAAGGCGTGGCAGGCCGCGCAGCGCGGCGCGAAGGCGCTCATCGTGGTGGACTGGCCCCAGGCCCCGACGCCCGCGCCCAAGGACTGGCAGATGCCTCCCGAGGCCACCCTGCCCTCGCTGTCGCCCGAAGGCCCCGGGGACGCGGGCATCCCGGTGGTGGTGGTGAAGCGCGCGGCGATGGAGCCGGTGATGGCGTCGCTCGTCGCGGGCAAGCGCTCCGAGGCGCAGGTCGCGGTGAAGCTCGAGACCGAGCAGCGCGCCGCGTTCAATGTCGCGGCGGTGCTGGAGGCCGGCGAGGGCAAGCTGCCGGGCACCGTGGTGGTGGGCGCGCACTACGACCACCTGGGCTTCGGCGGACGGTCCTCGCTGGCGCCGGACCGGCATGAGCCGCACGTCGGGGCGGATGACAACGCCTCGGGTGTGGCGGCGCTGCTGGAGATCGCGCGCACGCTGAAGGAGCGCCAGGGCGAGGTGAAGCGCGACGTGCTCTTCCTGGCCTTCTCGGGTGAGGAGACGGGCCTGCTGGGGTCCACGCACTTCACGCGCCAGCGAGGCGATGCGGCGATGAAGCAGGTCACCGCGATGCTGAACCTGGACATGGTGGGACGGCTGCGCGCGAGCGGGCTCTCGGTGCTGGGCGCGGAGTCCGCGGGCGAGTGGGGGCCGCTGCTCACCCGGGCGTGTGGTGAAGCGCGAGTCACCTGCAACCCGAGCGGCGATGGCTATGGCCCGAGCGACCACTCCCCCTTCTACGCCGCGGGCGTGCCGGTGCTGCACTTCTTCACGGGGACGCACTCGGACTACCACAAGCCCTCGGACACGGTGGCGCGGCTCAACGCGGTGGGGACGGCGCAGGTGGCGCGGGTGGTGTCGGCGGTGACGATGGGGCTGGATGGGGCGACGACGCTGACGTACCGCAAGGTGCCCTCCCCCGCGCCGCGGGGCGACATGCGCAGCTTCAACGCGTCGCTGGGCACGGTGCCGGACTACGCGGGCCTGCCGGCGGGACAGAAGGGCATGCTGCTCGCGGGCGTGCGCGCGGGTGGCGCGGCGGACCAGGCGGGGATGCAGCGGGGCGATATCCTCGTGAAGCTGGGCAAGCACGTCATCGGCGGCGTCGAGGACCTGATGTTTGTGCTCAACGCATCCAAGCCCGGTGAGACGGTTCAGGCCACCGTGCTGCGGGATGGCAAGGAAGTGCCGCTCGAGGTGACGTTCCAGGAGAGCAAGCGCCCTCGCTGA
- a CDS encoding PKD domain-containing protein, producing MNPQSWKKLRPLLLVTLWAGSAVANTPPTVSTGQVQNVVLPTSKTWLAGTASDPDGSIVSSQWIQTQGPSTATLTNASSLTATISGLVQGAYIFQLTVTDNEGARQSAKAYVRVHPVPAGRGTVTEVYKASPSPGDYGHVVYLPPGYAVGTNWPVVFFLHDTGRKGNGGPEELNHVREEGPFRYIDEEGKDFPFVLIAPQTSINGEWNQYEAQHYLGPFVSQIQAMYKVDPRRTYVAGMGLGGGGALNFAAVFPNKLAAILAAAPKSWAGAQSISDGMMNAGLSAWAIHGKNDTAYRYEATASWFDQFGSALGAPFGVLTHYTAPLENQTAFFRPESGGWQWINGQTTTDTSGASPTRQVFFTIRNPGDQFICDAVYKDSNVWDWLLAQRKP from the coding sequence ATGAACCCACAGTCGTGGAAGAAACTTCGTCCCCTCCTGCTGGTCACGCTGTGGGCGGGGAGCGCGGTTGCGAACACCCCACCCACGGTCTCCACGGGGCAGGTCCAGAACGTGGTGCTGCCCACGTCGAAGACGTGGCTGGCCGGCACCGCGAGCGACCCCGACGGGAGCATCGTCTCGAGTCAGTGGATCCAGACGCAGGGGCCCAGCACCGCCACACTCACGAATGCCAGCTCGCTGACGGCGACGATCTCTGGCCTCGTGCAGGGCGCATACATCTTCCAGCTCACCGTGACGGACAACGAAGGCGCCCGCCAATCGGCCAAGGCCTATGTGCGAGTGCACCCGGTCCCGGCGGGCCGAGGCACGGTGACAGAGGTCTACAAGGCGTCACCTTCGCCGGGAGACTACGGCCACGTCGTCTACCTTCCCCCGGGTTATGCGGTGGGCACGAACTGGCCGGTGGTGTTCTTCCTCCACGATACGGGCCGGAAAGGAAACGGGGGGCCGGAGGAGCTCAATCACGTCCGGGAGGAGGGGCCGTTCCGCTACATCGACGAGGAGGGCAAGGACTTCCCCTTCGTGCTCATCGCGCCGCAGACGTCGATCAACGGCGAATGGAATCAGTACGAAGCCCAGCACTATCTGGGCCCCTTCGTCAGCCAGATTCAGGCGATGTACAAGGTCGACCCGCGCCGGACCTACGTCGCGGGCATGGGGTTGGGGGGTGGTGGCGCCCTCAACTTCGCGGCCGTCTTCCCCAACAAGCTCGCGGCCATCCTCGCGGCCGCCCCGAAGTCGTGGGCCGGAGCCCAGAGCATCTCGGATGGGATGATGAACGCGGGGCTCTCCGCGTGGGCCATCCACGGCAAGAATGACACGGCCTATCGATATGAGGCGACGGCCTCATGGTTCGACCAGTTCGGCAGCGCCCTGGGAGCGCCCTTCGGTGTGCTGACCCACTACACCGCCCCTCTGGAGAATCAGACCGCGTTCTTCCGGCCCGAGTCGGGGGGCTGGCAGTGGATCAACGGACAGACCACGACGGACACGAGCGGCGCGAGCCCCACGCGCCAGGTGTTCTTCACGATCCGCAACCCGGGTGACCAGTTCATCTGCGATGCCGTGTACAAGGACTCGAATGTCTGGGATTGGCTGCTCGCGCAGCGCAAGCCCTGA
- a CDS encoding DUF2169 domain-containing protein codes for MWRLVNRTPYAAERTWLRDHSGHHVWVVAVKATYVVRGDGRVCLADEQIPPLLAPEYRGDPGRSSLVYEVDLADAKPGTDIILNASAYAPGNKPQGEVRVGLRIGDLQKILVVRGDRIWEPNLLKGVSPSAPKPFSSLPIIYERAWGGLDTSSSNPRMHRMEGRNPVGCGFATSSALLVGRPVPNVAYPGDDALSHPAGFGAIASHWSPRRECWGTFDEAWARKRKPLLPLDYSPQALMCSPADQRPTGYLRGGERVRMVHMTPAGLLDFELPKVDLRFQTRFGSRRIEHDARLYTVVIEPDEARLLMTWHTALPCHQDAEALDETLISEAKRAHAS; via the coding sequence ATGTGGAGGTTGGTCAACCGCACGCCCTATGCGGCTGAGCGAACCTGGCTGCGTGATCACAGTGGCCACCACGTCTGGGTCGTAGCCGTCAAGGCAACCTATGTGGTGCGCGGAGATGGACGGGTCTGCCTCGCGGACGAACAAATTCCCCCACTCCTCGCTCCTGAGTACCGAGGAGATCCTGGTCGCTCGAGCCTCGTGTATGAAGTGGATCTCGCGGATGCGAAGCCCGGCACGGACATCATCCTGAATGCCTCGGCCTACGCGCCAGGCAACAAACCCCAGGGCGAGGTAAGGGTCGGCCTGCGCATCGGAGATCTGCAAAAGATCCTCGTCGTTCGAGGAGATCGCATCTGGGAGCCAAACCTTCTGAAGGGCGTCAGCCCGTCCGCGCCGAAGCCCTTCTCCTCTCTCCCCATCATCTATGAACGGGCATGGGGGGGTCTTGATACCTCGAGTTCGAACCCCCGGATGCATCGCATGGAGGGTCGGAACCCTGTAGGGTGCGGCTTCGCGACGTCATCCGCGCTCTTGGTTGGAAGACCGGTCCCCAACGTGGCCTATCCTGGCGATGACGCCCTGTCGCATCCCGCTGGATTCGGAGCAATCGCCAGCCATTGGTCTCCGCGGCGCGAGTGTTGGGGAACATTCGATGAAGCATGGGCTCGAAAGAGGAAGCCACTCCTGCCGCTCGACTACAGTCCGCAAGCACTGATGTGCTCTCCTGCGGACCAACGGCCTACCGGGTACCTGCGCGGCGGCGAACGGGTGAGGATGGTCCACATGACTCCAGCAGGGCTCCTCGACTTCGAGTTGCCCAAGGTCGACTTGCGCTTCCAGACGCGGTTCGGCAGCCGACGCATCGAGCACGACGCCCGGCTCTACACGGTGGTTATCGAGCCAGACGAAGCTCGCCTGCTGATGACATGGCATACCGCCTTGCCTTGCCATCAGGATGCCGAGGCTCTCGATGAGACCCTCATCTCCGAAGCCAAGAGAGCGCATGCCTCATGA
- a CDS encoding beta-ketoacyl synthase N-terminal-like domain-containing protein, whose product MTAAAIRAGITRMSMHPYIVDRAGEPLRVAPIQYLDDLLSRTSRLVDIGGPALQEICDLLAPLLSRRTPIGLYLGLPELRPGFTEADVAITAKALGCIIKNAEVRSLPLGHCGGAMAIQKACEDIVARRFELCIAGGVDSYLHDKTLAWLDRNGQLQSSRRRSGMVPGEAAAFCLLCSPRVARALGLSPFIALSGMHTAIEHHGIKKQSVCLGEGLAAAIMASTHGVPVDAVYCDLNGERYRNEEWGMASLRLSEVVVDPSRYVTPASLLGDVGAASGPLFAVLAHESLRRGYMRGGRVLGWTSAEAGHRTALVFERFIQEGRHPGGRS is encoded by the coding sequence GTGACAGCCGCCGCCATCCGCGCTGGCATCACGCGCATGAGCATGCACCCCTACATCGTCGACCGGGCAGGTGAGCCACTCCGGGTCGCGCCCATCCAATACCTCGATGATCTCCTATCCAGGACGAGCCGGCTCGTCGACATCGGCGGCCCAGCACTTCAGGAGATTTGCGACCTGCTGGCTCCGCTCCTCTCAAGAAGGACCCCCATCGGCCTGTACCTGGGACTCCCAGAGCTCCGCCCCGGATTCACCGAGGCCGATGTGGCAATCACCGCCAAGGCGCTCGGATGCATCATCAAGAATGCGGAGGTCCGCTCTCTGCCCCTTGGCCATTGCGGGGGTGCCATGGCCATCCAGAAGGCGTGTGAGGACATCGTCGCGAGGCGTTTTGAGCTCTGTATTGCCGGAGGTGTCGACAGCTACCTTCACGACAAGACATTGGCCTGGCTGGACCGGAATGGACAGTTGCAATCCTCGCGTCGGCGCTCCGGCATGGTGCCGGGAGAGGCTGCCGCATTCTGCTTGCTCTGTTCGCCACGGGTGGCACGCGCCCTCGGGCTCTCTCCATTCATCGCGCTCTCCGGCATGCACACGGCAATCGAGCACCACGGAATCAAGAAGCAGTCAGTGTGCCTCGGAGAAGGGCTGGCGGCGGCGATCATGGCCTCCACCCATGGAGTACCGGTCGACGCGGTGTACTGCGACCTCAATGGTGAGCGCTACCGCAATGAGGAATGGGGCATGGCCAGCCTGCGGTTGAGCGAAGTGGTTGTCGACCCGAGCAGATATGTGACTCCGGCCTCGCTTCTTGGCGACGTTGGAGCAGCCTCGGGCCCACTCTTCGCGGTGCTTGCTCACGAGTCGCTCCGCCGCGGGTACATGCGCGGCGGGCGAGTACTGGGATGGACGAGCGCGGAAGCGGGCCATCGGACAGCGCTCGTCTTTGAACGCTTCATTCAAGAAGGCAGGCATCCAGGGGGCAGGTCATGA